A single region of the Acidobacteriota bacterium genome encodes:
- a CDS encoding glutamine--tRNA ligase/YqeY domain fusion protein: protein MTDDSATSRPLDFIRERVRADVAAGKHGGKVVTRFPPEPNGYLHIGHAKAICLDFGVAAEYGGHCNLRFDDTNPTAEDTEYVEAIERDVRWLGFDWGGEALYASDYFDQLYEWAVELIRKGKAYVCSLSPEEARAYRGRWNEPGRESPYRKRSVEENLDLFQRMKSGEFPNGAHTLRAKIEMSSSNMNLRDPVLYRILHADHHRTGSRWCIYPMYDWAHGQSDAIEGVTHSLCTLEFEDHRPLYDWFLDHIDGIHLPQQIEFARLNLTYTLTSKRKLRRLIDEGLVDGWDDPRMPTLTALRRRGCPPEAIRDLCARVGLTKNDSVVDLSQLEFAIRNELNRTAPRVMAVLRPLKVVIENYPEDHEEELEAINNPEDASAGTRKVPFSRVLYIERDDFRRDPPRKFFRLAPGREVRLRYAYFITCTDVVEDEEGNVVELRCTYDPATRGGDAPDGRKVKATLHWVSAAHAIPAEVRLYDRLFNHPNPGGAPGEIEDHLNPGSLEVLKDCRLEPSLAEAAPGDRVQFERLGYFCVDPDSAPGAPVFNRTVTLRDTWAKIERAQKASAR, encoded by the coding sequence ATGACCGACGATTCCGCCACTTCCAGGCCCCTCGATTTCATCCGTGAGCGCGTGCGCGCCGATGTCGCCGCCGGCAAGCACGGCGGCAAGGTCGTCACCCGTTTCCCGCCGGAGCCGAACGGCTACCTGCACATCGGCCACGCGAAGGCGATCTGCCTCGACTTCGGCGTCGCCGCGGAGTACGGCGGCCACTGCAACCTCCGCTTCGACGACACGAACCCGACCGCGGAGGACACCGAGTACGTCGAGGCCATCGAGCGCGACGTGCGCTGGCTCGGTTTCGACTGGGGCGGTGAGGCGCTCTACGCCTCGGACTACTTCGACCAGCTCTACGAGTGGGCGGTGGAGTTGATCCGAAAGGGCAAGGCCTACGTCTGCAGCCTGAGTCCGGAGGAGGCGCGCGCCTACCGCGGGCGCTGGAACGAGCCGGGCCGCGAGAGCCCCTACCGCAAACGCTCCGTGGAGGAGAACCTCGACCTGTTCCAACGGATGAAGAGCGGCGAGTTCCCGAACGGAGCGCACACGCTGCGCGCGAAGATCGAGATGTCCTCGTCGAACATGAACCTGCGCGACCCGGTGCTCTACCGGATCCTCCACGCGGACCACCACCGTACGGGCTCCAGGTGGTGCATCTACCCCATGTACGACTGGGCGCACGGCCAGTCCGACGCGATCGAGGGCGTGACCCACTCGCTGTGCACCCTCGAGTTCGAGGACCACCGGCCGCTCTACGACTGGTTCCTCGACCACATCGACGGCATCCACCTGCCGCAGCAGATCGAGTTCGCCCGCCTCAACCTGACGTACACCCTGACCTCGAAACGCAAGCTGAGACGGCTGATCGACGAAGGCCTGGTCGACGGCTGGGACGATCCCCGCATGCCCACCCTGACCGCGCTCCGCCGCCGCGGCTGCCCGCCCGAAGCGATCCGCGACCTCTGCGCGCGCGTCGGTCTGACGAAGAACGACTCGGTCGTCGACCTGAGCCAGCTCGAGTTCGCGATTCGCAACGAGCTGAACCGGACCGCGCCGCGGGTCATGGCCGTGCTGCGGCCGCTCAAGGTCGTGATCGAGAACTATCCCGAGGACCACGAAGAGGAACTCGAGGCGATCAACAACCCGGAGGACGCCTCGGCCGGCACCCGCAAGGTGCCCTTCTCAAGGGTCCTCTACATCGAGCGGGACGACTTCCGGCGCGACCCGCCGCGGAAGTTCTTCCGGCTCGCGCCGGGCCGGGAGGTGCGGCTCCGCTACGCCTACTTCATCACCTGCACGGACGTCGTGGAGGACGAGGAAGGCAACGTCGTCGAACTCCGCTGCACCTACGATCCCGCCACACGCGGCGGCGACGCGCCGGACGGCCGCAAGGTCAAAGCCACGCTGCACTGGGTATCGGCGGCCCACGCGATCCCGGCCGAGGTCCGCCTCTACGACCGGCTCTTCAATCACCCAAACCCCGGCGGTGCGCCCGGCGAGATCGAGGATCACCTGAATCCGGGTTCGCTGGAGGTTCTGAAGGATTGCCGGCTCGAGCCCAGCCTTGCCGAAGCCGCGCCGGGCGACCGGGTCCAGTTCGAGCGGCTCGGGTACTTCTGCGTCGATCCGGACAGCGCGCCCGGCGCGCCGGTGTTCAACCGAACGGTGACGCTGCGGGATACGTGGGCGAAGATCGAGCGGGCGCAGAAGGCGTCAGCCCGCTAG
- a CDS encoding Spy/CpxP family protein refolding chaperone, producing the protein MKTTLNRSIRIARILLPALIVAAATGFAAAEEGEGRQSKRSARGDFAERDAERMARVLQLTEDQQEEWRRLREEHEASVRPLMRQMRDITERLETEANLKNPDPALVGQLELDRRAVARQLRDSRVQVHEDATRLLDRDQRIRWEALQENGRGGFRGLFGPGGRGPRPRH; encoded by the coding sequence ATGAAGACAACCCTGAACCGTTCGATCCGGATCGCCCGCATCCTGCTTCCCGCTCTGATCGTCGCGGCCGCGACTGGGTTCGCCGCGGCCGAAGAGGGCGAAGGTCGCCAGTCCAAGCGGAGTGCCCGCGGCGACTTCGCGGAGCGCGACGCCGAGCGCATGGCTCGAGTGCTCCAGTTGACGGAAGACCAGCAGGAGGAGTGGCGCCGTTTGCGCGAGGAGCACGAAGCGAGCGTGCGGCCTCTGATGCGTCAGATGCGCGACATCACTGAGCGTCTCGAGACCGAGGCGAACCTCAAGAACCCCGATCCGGCCCTCGTCGGCCAGTTGGAGCTCGACCGCCGTGCGGTGGCGCGTCAACTGAGAGACTCGAGAGTCCAGGTTCACGAGGATGCGACGCGGTTGCTCGACCGTGACCAGCGGATCCGCTGGGAGGCCCTGCAGGAGAATGGCCGCGGCGGCTTCCGGGGCCTCTTCGGCCCAGGCGGCCGTGGTCCTCGTCCCCGGCACTGA
- a CDS encoding HAMP domain-containing sensor histidine kinase, with the protein MAVRPISGRGKASSDRWLLVIALLATVLLTALAVLQYHWTGALSDAANQRMRANLEESSRLLANDIDGQLSELQLTLLRAATSSSPRPARGEERSALLADTLSRLLQDWRESADFPAILDRTRIVFADRRSTRRVFRLDEDGGQLQAETDPDVLEELDRLQRRPGSSAPTQRTDRLVMPIPARGRGGPPGPAGLIVATLSTTTIEEEMLPALIERHFGAAAEGAAPTYLVTVTDTTSSPPRLLYPLSGDRAENGANAAARPADIEFAAFRAVGRESRRRFGPGGRGRGERAERGPPALGQPGGPWLVRITHRRGSLEAATSAARRRNLYHSSGALFLIGVAFALVLVSARRARALAAQQVDFVAGVSHELNTPLQAIRSAGENLRSGIVHRSNDVRGYGELIEREERRLSRLVQQALQWAGIGRSTARKATADIDLGELLRTTVAESKWFLEENGVQLELEGLDDLLPLRGDREGLITVFMNLLHNAAKYGRGADGAVRVRVDASADADGRGVTVAVTDRGPGIPKGEQRRIFDPFVRGVTATESGLPGSGLGLSLARNTIEEHGGSITVDSEPGRTTFRVVLPVHTP; encoded by the coding sequence ATGGCTGTTCGGCCCATCTCCGGCCGCGGAAAGGCCTCGAGCGACCGCTGGCTGCTCGTTATCGCTCTGCTCGCCACCGTCCTCCTGACAGCGCTGGCGGTACTCCAGTACCATTGGACCGGTGCGCTCAGCGACGCCGCAAACCAGCGGATGCGGGCAAACCTCGAGGAATCGAGCCGCCTGCTCGCCAACGACATCGACGGCCAGCTGTCTGAACTCCAGTTGACCCTGCTGCGAGCGGCAACTTCCAGCAGTCCGCGCCCGGCCCGCGGCGAAGAACGATCAGCACTGCTCGCCGACACGCTCTCTCGTCTTCTCCAGGACTGGCGCGAAAGCGCCGACTTTCCGGCCATCCTCGACCGGACGCGTATCGTGTTCGCGGACCGCCGTTCGACGCGCCGGGTCTTCCGGTTGGACGAGGACGGCGGCCAACTCCAGGCCGAGACGGACCCTGACGTCCTCGAAGAACTGGACCGTCTCCAGCGCCGACCCGGTAGTTCAGCGCCGACGCAGCGGACAGACAGACTGGTCATGCCGATCCCGGCTCGCGGCCGGGGCGGGCCACCCGGTCCGGCGGGCCTCATCGTGGCGACTCTCAGTACCACGACGATCGAGGAAGAGATGCTGCCGGCGCTGATCGAGCGGCACTTCGGCGCCGCCGCGGAGGGCGCTGCGCCCACGTACCTGGTCACGGTGACCGACACGACCAGTTCCCCTCCCCGGCTCCTGTATCCGCTCTCCGGTGATCGGGCCGAGAACGGCGCGAATGCGGCTGCGCGACCGGCCGATATCGAGTTCGCGGCATTCCGCGCGGTCGGGCGCGAGAGTCGCCGTCGTTTCGGGCCTGGCGGCCGCGGCCGCGGCGAACGGGCAGAACGCGGCCCACCAGCGCTCGGGCAGCCCGGCGGACCCTGGCTGGTGCGCATCACGCACCGCAGAGGGTCGCTTGAAGCCGCGACCAGCGCGGCACGCCGGCGCAACCTCTACCACAGCTCGGGCGCCCTGTTCCTGATCGGCGTCGCCTTCGCCCTGGTCCTCGTGTCGGCCCGCCGCGCCCGGGCTCTGGCCGCCCAGCAGGTCGACTTCGTCGCCGGGGTTTCTCACGAGCTGAACACGCCGCTCCAGGCGATCCGCTCGGCGGGCGAGAACCTGCGGAGCGGGATCGTCCACCGGTCCAATGATGTCCGTGGCTACGGCGAGCTGATCGAACGCGAGGAGCGCCGACTGTCGCGGCTGGTTCAGCAGGCGCTCCAGTGGGCCGGCATCGGCCGGAGTACGGCGCGGAAAGCCACGGCCGACATCGACCTCGGCGAACTGCTGCGCACGACAGTCGCCGAGTCGAAGTGGTTTCTGGAGGAGAACGGCGTCCAACTCGAGTTGGAAGGGCTGGACGATCTGCTCCCGCTCCGGGGCGACCGCGAGGGCCTGATCACCGTCTTCATGAACCTCCTGCACAACGCGGCCAAGTACGGCCGCGGCGCCGACGGCGCGGTGCGGGTGAGAGTCGATGCAAGCGCCGACGCCGATGGACGTGGGGTTACCGTGGCCGTCACCGACCGCGGCCCCGGCATCCCGAAGGGCGAACAGCGGCGTATCTTCGATCCCTTCGTCCGCGGCGTCACCGCGACCGAGAGCGGTCTTCCCGGTTCGGGCCTGGGCCTGAGCCTCGCGCGCAACACGATAGAGGAGCACGGCGGTTCGATCACCGTGGACAGCGAGCCCGGGCGCACGACCTTCCGCGTCGTGCTGCCGGTGCACACTCCATGA
- a CDS encoding DNA-3-methyladenine glycosylase, giving the protein MSTGSSRLSLLSRSFYRPTALDVAPQLLNKVLVRGRRAARIVEVEAYEGANDPSSHGYRGPTDRTRTMFGPPGKLYVYFTYGMHHCANVVCGEDGACSAVLLRAAAPLAGVGIMRRARNAASRRRSTRPFLAVDLCSGPARLCQAFGLDRRDDGNDLVGASNHPRQRLPIYIADDGTPPPANPGRSGRIGVTRAPKRLWRFYVAGDPNVS; this is encoded by the coding sequence CTGAGCACGGGCTCTTCCCGCCTCTCGCTGCTCTCCCGCTCGTTCTACCGCCCCACCGCGCTCGACGTCGCGCCGCAGCTCCTGAACAAAGTCCTCGTCCGCGGCCGGCGCGCCGCGCGGATCGTCGAAGTCGAGGCCTACGAGGGCGCGAACGATCCCTCCAGCCACGGCTACCGGGGCCCTACGGACCGTACGCGAACGATGTTCGGGCCACCCGGGAAACTCTACGTCTACTTCACCTACGGCATGCACCACTGCGCCAACGTCGTCTGCGGCGAAGACGGCGCGTGCTCCGCCGTCCTGCTGCGCGCGGCCGCACCGCTCGCTGGCGTCGGCATCATGCGCCGGGCACGCAACGCGGCCAGCCGCCGGCGTTCCACACGGCCGTTCCTTGCCGTCGATCTCTGCTCAGGCCCCGCCCGCCTGTGTCAGGCCTTCGGCCTCGACCGACGCGACGATGGAAACGACCTGGTCGGCGCGTCCAATCATCCCCGCCAGCGTCTGCCGATCTACATCGCCGACGACGGTACGCCGCCCCCTGCGAACCCCGGACGTAGCGGCCGCATCGGCGTCACGCGAGCCCCGAAACGACTCTGGCGGTTCTACGTCGCCGGTGACCCGAACGTGTCCTGA
- a CDS encoding response regulator transcription factor, translating to MNARLLLVEDEPSLARTLRDRLAAEGYEVVIAADGPSGERLARDGDFDVVLLDVNLPGKNGFDVCRDLRRDGIDLPILMLTARNELVDRVLGLKLGADDYLAKPFETLELLARIEALMRRSRDGAPASPTATDAPRGYRFGNVRVDFDRAQVWRIDDGGAETDVACSALEYRLLRYLIEHRGQVHDRDRLLDEVWGYDATPTTRTVDVHVSSLRQKIEPNPGRPEFIVTVHGLGYRFDG from the coding sequence ATGAACGCGCGCCTGCTCCTGGTCGAGGACGAACCCAGCCTTGCCCGCACCCTGCGTGACCGACTGGCCGCGGAAGGCTACGAGGTCGTCATCGCGGCCGACGGCCCGTCGGGCGAACGGCTGGCCAGAGACGGCGATTTCGACGTCGTCCTGCTCGACGTCAACCTGCCGGGCAAGAACGGCTTCGACGTGTGCCGGGACCTCCGCCGGGACGGGATCGACCTCCCCATCCTGATGCTGACCGCCCGTAACGAACTCGTCGACCGCGTCCTCGGGCTCAAGCTCGGCGCCGATGACTACCTCGCCAAGCCGTTCGAGACGCTGGAGCTGCTGGCCCGCATCGAGGCGCTGATGCGACGAAGCCGGGACGGAGCGCCGGCATCGCCAACAGCGACCGACGCACCCCGCGGTTACCGCTTCGGCAACGTCCGCGTCGACTTCGACCGCGCCCAGGTGTGGCGCATCGATGACGGCGGCGCCGAAACCGACGTAGCCTGCTCGGCGCTCGAGTACCGCCTGCTCAGGTACCTGATCGAGCACCGCGGTCAGGTTCACGACCGCGACCGCCTGCTCGACGAGGTCTGGGGCTACGACGCGACGCCGACGACCCGCACCGTCGATGTCCACGTGTCGTCGCTGCGGCAGAAGATCGAACCGAATCCGGGCCGGCCCGAGTTCATCGTCACGGTGCACGGGCTCGGCTACCGTTTCGACGGCTGA
- a CDS encoding NAD(P)-dependent oxidoreductase, which yields MADVAFVGLGVMGYPMAGHLAAAGHRVTVYNRTAEKAERWVEEHGGRSAPTPAEAAAGAEFVFCCVGNDDDVRAVTLGSGGALEGMAADSVLVDHTTASARLARELAGACTEKGLGFLDAPISGGQAGAENAALTVMCGGEPAVFERVNAVIDCYSRAVTLLGPAGSGQLTKAVNQLCIAGIVQGLSEGIHFAEKAGLDPLAVIGAISTGAAGSWQMDNRAETMVQGKFEYGFAVQWMRKDLGIALEEARSNGAHLPVAALVDQFYSEVTALGGLRWDTSSLVVRLRAMSEGATSS from the coding sequence ATGGCAGACGTTGCTTTCGTCGGACTCGGAGTCATGGGCTATCCGATGGCTGGCCACCTGGCGGCAGCGGGGCACCGTGTGACGGTGTACAACCGCACGGCGGAAAAGGCGGAGCGGTGGGTGGAGGAGCACGGCGGCAGGAGCGCGCCGACCCCCGCCGAGGCCGCGGCGGGCGCGGAGTTCGTGTTCTGCTGCGTCGGCAACGACGACGACGTGCGGGCGGTGACGCTGGGATCCGGCGGCGCGCTAGAGGGGATGGCGGCCGACAGTGTCCTGGTCGACCATACGACGGCGTCGGCCCGCCTTGCCCGCGAGCTCGCGGGTGCCTGCACCGAGAAGGGCCTTGGCTTCCTCGACGCCCCGATCTCGGGTGGTCAGGCGGGCGCCGAGAACGCGGCGCTGACCGTCATGTGCGGCGGCGAACCGGCCGTCTTCGAGCGGGTGAACGCGGTCATCGACTGCTACAGCCGTGCCGTCACCCTCCTCGGTCCCGCCGGAAGCGGCCAGTTGACGAAGGCGGTCAACCAGCTCTGCATCGCCGGCATCGTTCAGGGCCTCTCCGAAGGCATCCACTTCGCGGAGAAGGCCGGCTTGGACCCGCTGGCCGTGATCGGAGCGATCTCGACAGGCGCCGCGGGTTCCTGGCAGATGGACAACCGCGCCGAGACGATGGTCCAGGGCAAGTTCGAGTACGGCTTCGCGGTCCAGTGGATGCGCAAGGACCTCGGCATCGCGCTGGAGGAGGCGCGCAGCAACGGCGCTCACCTGCCCGTGGCCGCGCTCGTCGACCAGTTCTACAGCGAGGTCACCGCGCTCGGCGGTCTGCGCTGGGACACGTCGAGCCTGGTGGTGCGGCTGCGGGCGATGAGCGAGGGCGCGACGAGCTCCTAG